A stretch of DNA from Sporolituus thermophilus DSM 23256:
TATTGCGTCTTGCGCCCGAAGTGCAGGCGGTAATTGTCGCCGAAAATCTGACGGAGCGCCATGCGCGGGCCCTCCTCAAACTAGACGATCCTGCCCTGCAGATGCAAGTTCTTGACGCTGTTCGTCAAAAAGGGCTCAATGTGCGGCAGACCGAGGAATTTATCGAGGAAATCCTTGACGATATTTCCCGGGAAATGGCGAAAAAAGCGCCAAAGCAAAATGTTGTCAAGGTTATTAAAGATGTACGCATTTTTCTTAATACCATCAATAACGTTGTCAATGAACTGAAGAAAACGGGCTTGCCGGTCAAGATCAGCCAGAGCCAGGATGACGATTTTATTACGATAAATCTGCGCATTCCGAAAAGAAAATAACTGCTGGTATTTTCTCAATGGCAGTCTGGGGCACAGTAAAGCTTCTTCCGTGGGGAAGAGGCTTTTTTTGCGGTTTGATACGCGGAGAGGATCATAACAAAAATGTCATTACAAAACATGATACTATCGAAGTCTAACCACGGAGGACACAGAGCGCGTGATATCCATCACGCGAAGAATATCATATAAATCAATTTTCTCCGCGTCCTACTCTAAAAGATATAACCACGAAGGACGCAAAGATGTTCATGACATAAATGTCACCACAAAGCAACGGAAAGCAAGACGTTTCGCCACTCTCCACTTTCTACTTTCCAATTGCCATTTTCCAGGTAGATATGATATGTTTTAGGGTCCGGTTTTTTTCCTGCCAATGACGGAGATAATACGAACAGAGAGGGGGGTGGGCTATGACAAACACCTATCGTATTCTTATCATTTCCGCTTCGGTGGGCAGCGGCCACCACCAGGCGGCGCAGGCGCTGCGCCAGGCTTTGCTTAGCCGCTGCTGCCGGGTGGATGTTGTTGACTTTTTTGGCGGTGAGCACCGCTATGCCGGCAAACTGATAAAGGCGGCCTATTTTCGCCTGCTCCGCCTGTTTCCGGAAATATATGATTATCTCTATCATTACACCGATGCGTCGCGGTACGGCGAAAGTATCAAAGGACTCTTGGACCGCTTGTCGCGCCGCTATATCCGCAGGCTTATCCGTCGGTACCGGCCGGATGTCCTTGTCTTTACCCATCCTTTTCCTTGTGGCGCAGCAGCCGGTTTGAAACGGGCCGACCTGATCAATGTGCCGCTGGTGGCCGTTGTTACCGATTTTGCTGTCCATCGCCTATGGGAATATCCCGAGGTTGACGATTATTGTGTGGCCAGCGACGGACTGGTGAGCCATCTTGTCCGCAAAGGGTATGACCTAAGCCGCGTTCACGGCGTCGGCGTTCCTATCCGGCCGGTTTTTGCCGAGCTGGACGGCACGGCGCGGCGGCCGGGGCATGTGCTGGTCATGGGCGGCGGGGTGGGACTGGGGCCGGCACAGGAAGTGGTTCAGGCCCTGATGGATGCCAAGGGCGTCACCGCCATCCATGTGGTGTGCGGGAAAAATGTCCGCCTGTACCGGTCGTTGCAGGCAATGGTTAGTACTAACCCTCGTCTTCATCTGTATCAATATACCAGTCTGGTACCGCAATTGATGGCCGCCGCTGAAGTTCTCATTACCAAGCCAGGGGGACTTACGGCCAGCGAAGCACTGGCGGCCGGCCTGCCAATGGTGCTGGTCGATGCCATTGGTGGCCAGGAAGAGGATAACGCCCGGTTTCTCACCGCCACTGGCGCCGCGCTGTGGGCTCACGATGCCGAGACCGCCGCGCGCTGTACCGAAACCATTCTGAATGACAGCATGTGCCGCGCCAAGATGCAGGAGAGCTGCCGGCGGCTGGCGCGGCCCCAGGCCGCAAGGGCAGTGGCCGAAATCGTCATTCAGGCGGCGCAAAGGAAAGGTAAATGATTGTTTGTTAATGAAGCGGATGTTATGGTGACGGGCGTTTTTGATACCAAGTAATGGATTGAACAAGGAAAAACCCTGCCTGGTTAAACCTAACCATGCAGGGTTTCTCTTTTTTACAGTATTCCTACTCCAGCGGCTTTGTTAGCAGCTTCAATGGCTTTATAGCTCATTTCAATAGCCTGGCCGCAGGTATTGAGGACTTGGTCGGGATTATGGAATCCCATGCTGTTTTCGGCAGCCACAAAATCCCAGTACCATTGGGCTTTGCGCACAAGCTCGCGGGCCTTAGCCAGTTCGGCCTGATCAACGTTCGGAACTTCGCCAGCTTTCTTGATTGCCTCGTGAGCCTTCGCTACCGCCAGCCCGGCAGAGTGCTGCAGTTGCCAGCTGTGATTCTGGATCGTCTGTACCTGCTCCTTAAGCCATGCCGTCCCCTGATCGTGGCAGGTAGAGCAGGAAGCATCGAGGTGCTTAAGCGGACTGGTCACCCAGTGAGAGGTGTATTTTTGGCCGTCTTGGCGCATATACGGCATATGGCAGTCGGCGCAGGAAACGCCGGCTTTGCCGTGCACGCCGGTCGACCAGGTTTCAAAGTCCGGATGCTGGGCTTTCAGCATTGCCGCCTTGGAATCGGGATGTTGCCAGTCCTGAATAAAGTTGCTGGGTTTTTCGGCGTAGTATTCATACATCTGATCAGGCTTGAGCCCTTTATCCCACGGGAATACGACCTTGGTTGTGCCAGGTTCAAAGTAGTACTCAACATGGCATTGGGCGCAAACATAACTGCGCATTTCTTCCCGCGTGGCCTTGCTGACGTCGATGCCGCGGCGCTGCTGCGCTTCAATAAATGCGGGGTTGATAACCCTAAGATTCATTGTCGCCGGGTCGTGGCAGTTGGCGCAGCTAATCGAACCGTGATTAGGCGTCTTGGCCAGGAGCTCGGCCAGAGGGGTCTTGGCATATCCCCAGCCCGCTTCCTGATAAAACTTTTCGAGATAGGGCGTTTTACAGGTAATGCAGGCGCCCGGAGACTTGGCATTGATCCGTTTGGTTTCCCGGAGGTCTTCAAGGGAATAAATGTGGCCGCGGTCTTCCGTGTAGTCGATGCTGAACGGCATGCCTTTGAAGTTAGTGAGAATTTCCGGCTGACGCTCAGAATTTTGGACTTTTGCGCTACCGCCAAAACCGCCCGGTGAGGGCGCCATTTCAGCATTCTTTTTAAAGCTTGCATACTGTAAGGGATAATACTGCCCCCACACCGCCGGGTCATATTCCCCTGCCGGAATTTTATTCAACTTGACGGTGGAGGTGGGCTTGGCAACCCCGACGCGGATAATAACAAACCCAAAGAACAGCAGCAGCGCACTTAACAAAGCAACCAAAGCCTTTTGCGTTTTATTCAACCTTTATCCCTCCTTTGCTTTTGTTAGCGCCGTGGACCAAGCCACGATGGCATTTGGTGCAGTCCTGCCCACCGGCCAGCATCTTGGTGTTCTCCACCGTTGAGCGGTGGCAGCGGAGACAGTTGTCTGCCAAATATTGCTTTCCTTGGGTCGTTATCTTAATTGTTGCCGGGTAATCTCGTATTGTTTCATGATACACATCGTTAATACCGGTCCGCATTTTGGCGATCAATTTCGTCGCCACATTACTGTTTGGCAGATGGCAGTCAGTGCAGGCGATTTGTTTATGGTTTGACGCCTGCCAGCTGGAGTAGGCATACTCCATGGAATGGCAAGTACCGCAGAAGGACGGTGTTTCCGCGTATGCATAACCTCCGGCTGTCACGGCCATCACCAAAACCGCAATGGCAAAACCTATGGCAATCAGCTTAAGCGCATTACGGTTTAAGAATTGACCAGTATCCAAACTATCCCTCCTCTCCTTTTTTATTGGGCATAACTATGCAGTCCCGGCAGCAGGACCCGACCCCAAAGCAAAGAATAAAAAAGTAAGTCAGAAATAGCGCATGCTCGTTTTTTTAAGTTCTTTAGTGCTGTAAAATACCTGGTAATGGGAAATACCGCTCATCTGGCTCATTAAACAGATATGAGCTTCGCATTCTTCCCTCGACATGGCATGAACCATGGTATAAAGGTTGAAAGGCCAATCCCGGCAAGTATGCCGTTCATAGCAGTGCGTTACTACCGGCAGACCAGCAAACATTTCGCCCACTTCCGCCACTCTCTCGGCGGGGACCATCCAGACGCATAAGGCATTCGCTTTGTATCCGACGCGCCTGTGACGCAGAATCGCGCCGATTTTGCGGATAATGCCCCGCTGCAGCATGCTGCGCACCCTGTCGAGCAACTCCTGCTCAGAAATACCGACTTTGCTTGCCACTAAGCTGTACGGGCGAGCGGTAACAGGAAGATCGTTCTGAAGCTCCCGGATTATCTTGCGCTCAAGGTCGGTCATAATTGCACCCCGCAACTAACGGAAATTTGACGCTAACTTTAAATACTCGCTTGGCGGGTAACCGGATCATGGCTTCAACTCCGCATGTGCTGCCGATAGTATTTAAAATAGTGTCCAAACTATCTTGATCAGGTGCGATCGCGGTAAACCACATATTGTACTCGCCCTCGCGCAAATAGTTGTGAGTTACGCCTGGGAAGCTGTTAACTACCCTTGCGACGTCAGGGATATAGTTTGACGCTACCTTAAGCGCCACCAACACGCTGGAATAACCCACCTGCCTGCTGTTTATGCTTGCCCCCAGGCGCCGGATCAGACCTTTGGCAAATAATTGTTTTACCCGGGCAAGAACTGTTTCTTCAGTTACTTGCAGCCTGTCGGCAATCTCCTTATACGGTCTTGGCGCCAGCGGGAAATCGTACTGGAGAATGTGCAGCAGCTTACATTCAAATTCATTCAGTTCCACAGTTTTTTCAGCGCCCATACGCACACCACGGCTCCTCTGCCATGTAATCACCGTAGGAGTAGTAGTAAGCTCGCGCCCTGCATCCACCGCAAACTTCAGCAAATTTGCTCTGGATTATAATCACCCTTTTCCCTCCTTCCAGTCGGCAAGGTAGCAAGCCGGGTCCTCGCCCCAAATGTCGCCGGATATTGCTTCTGCGCGTAGGCGCCAAGTTCAAACAAGTCGGGGCGGACGAGAGGCTCCCCGCCGGAGAAAAGCAGAACGGGAACTTTCATTTGGGCCAAATCGTTCAATAAAATATTTCGCTTCCGCAGTAGACAGTTCGCCGGCATACGCCCGGTCGTCCGGTCGTGAGCGTCGATGTAGCAATGGCGGCAGGACAGATTGCACCGGTTAGTGCTGTTCCAGACGACAATAGGCGTAGCATCTGAGGAAAACTGCAGCATGTGCGGGGGTAAATTGCGAGAGTCGCGTCCGTATTTTACAATAGCTGATACCGTTGCCGTGCCGCACAAAAGTTTGGTGCAACCTATCATTTCCTGATCTCTCCCTTAATTTAAGCATTTTTAACGAACGGCAAGATTGGGTCCGGACGGGTCGGCTTCTCGTTGGGGAATGATATGCCTGGCACGGTTCCAACCGGCCCAAAGCGTTCCAAAAGCGATAACGGCTGCTCCCAGCCAAACCAGATTTATTAGCGGTTTATGGCTGATTTCCACGGTAATTGCATCGGGCTTGGCCGCGGCCGCAAGGTTTCGCACTGCCACCCGGATCTTTCCTTCAGCCGTGTTCACGGCATAGAGAGCGAGTTCGTAGTCGCCAAAGGCTTTGGCCGGCAAGGGCTTAAACTGGCCATT
This window harbors:
- a CDS encoding cytochrome c3 family protein, with protein sequence MDTGQFLNRNALKLIAIGFAIAVLVMAVTAGGYAYAETPSFCGTCHSMEYAYSSWQASNHKQIACTDCHLPNSNVATKLIAKMRTGINDVYHETIRDYPATIKITTQGKQYLADNCLRCHRSTVENTKMLAGGQDCTKCHRGLVHGANKSKGGIKVE
- a CDS encoding MGDG synthase family glycosyltransferase, with amino-acid sequence MTNTYRILIISASVGSGHHQAAQALRQALLSRCCRVDVVDFFGGEHRYAGKLIKAAYFRLLRLFPEIYDYLYHYTDASRYGESIKGLLDRLSRRYIRRLIRRYRPDVLVFTHPFPCGAAAGLKRADLINVPLVAVVTDFAVHRLWEYPEVDDYCVASDGLVSHLVRKGYDLSRVHGVGVPIRPVFAELDGTARRPGHVLVMGGGVGLGPAQEVVQALMDAKGVTAIHVVCGKNVRLYRSLQAMVSTNPRLHLYQYTSLVPQLMAAAEVLITKPGGLTASEALAAGLPMVLVDAIGGQEEDNARFLTATGAALWAHDAETAARCTETILNDSMCRAKMQESCRRLARPQAARAVAEIVIQAAQRKGK
- a CDS encoding AsnC family transcriptional regulator, which produces MGAEKTVELNEFECKLLHILQYDFPLAPRPYKEIADRLQVTEETVLARVKQLFAKGLIRRLGASINSRQVGYSSVLVALKVASNYIPDVARVVNSFPGVTHNYLREGEYNMWFTAIAPDQDSLDTILNTIGSTCGVEAMIRLPAKRVFKVSVKFPLVAGCNYDRP
- a CDS encoding AsnC family transcriptional regulator gives rise to the protein MTDLERKIIRELQNDLPVTARPYSLVASKVGISEQELLDRVRSMLQRGIIRKIGAILRHRRVGYKANALCVWMVPAERVAEVGEMFAGLPVVTHCYERHTCRDWPFNLYTMVHAMSREECEAHICLMSQMSGISHYQVFYSTKELKKTSMRYF
- a CDS encoding ammonia-forming cytochrome c nitrite reductase subunit c552, with translation MNKTQKALVALLSALLLFFGFVIIRVGVAKPTSTVKLNKIPAGEYDPAVWGQYYPLQYASFKKNAEMAPSPGGFGGSAKVQNSERQPEILTNFKGMPFSIDYTEDRGHIYSLEDLRETKRINAKSPGACITCKTPYLEKFYQEAGWGYAKTPLAELLAKTPNHGSISCANCHDPATMNLRVINPAFIEAQQRRGIDVSKATREEMRSYVCAQCHVEYYFEPGTTKVVFPWDKGLKPDQMYEYYAEKPSNFIQDWQHPDSKAAMLKAQHPDFETWSTGVHGKAGVSCADCHMPYMRQDGQKYTSHWVTSPLKHLDASCSTCHDQGTAWLKEQVQTIQNHSWQLQHSAGLAVAKAHEAIKKAGEVPNVDQAELAKARELVRKAQWYWDFVAAENSMGFHNPDQVLNTCGQAIEMSYKAIEAANKAAGVGIL
- a CDS encoding radical SAM protein, with product MIGCTKLLCGTATVSAIVKYGRDSRNLPPHMLQFSSDATPIVVWNSTNRCNLSCRHCYIDAHDRTTGRMPANCLLRKRNILLNDLAQMKVPVLLFSGGEPLVRPDLFELGAYAQKQYPATFGARTRLATLPTGRREKGDYNPEQIC